The Anolis sagrei isolate rAnoSag1 chromosome 6, rAnoSag1.mat, whole genome shotgun sequence genome includes the window AGCCTCCCCACACAGCTGAGTTTTCACCCAGTCCTTCTTTTGGAACCTCAGAAACTTTGTCAGAGGAAGCATGTTGAAAGAAGCACTGTTGAATCCTTAATGGCTGCAATTTGGAGGTTGAAGAATGGATACATTGTATTtgtgtgcatgccttcaagtcactatTGATTGATGGCAACCCTGTGAAtctcatagtgttttcttaggcaaagaatactcagaagtgcATTATACTCACCCACAAATGTCTGACTCTTGGCCATGGCAGCACATGTTTATAGAGGTTTGAAGCAGTAACAAAAGGCAAGGTGTGAAATGAAAGACTTGCCATGTTTTGTTCCCTTGGGATATCATCCAATAACACCAGAGATGCATTAGAACAGGCATAGGCAAtctttgcccctccaggtgttttggactgcaactctcgcaattcaggaattgtgggagttgaagtccaaaacacctggaggggcgaagtttgcccatgcttgcattAGAACCAATTGATGGTCCTTCTTACAGTTCCATCTTAgagcataaaaaggtaaaggttttcccctgacattaagtccagtcatgtccgactctggggtgtggtgctcatctccatttctaagccagagccggcattgtccatagacacctccagggtcatgtggccggcatgactgcatggagcgccattacctatCTTAGAGCATAGACAAGCATTTTTTGAAGGATGGCTTCCATAATTTCCAGCGCTGAAGGGGGgtgtcacaatgggttaaacctttatgccagcgggactgaagaccaacaggtcagaggttcgaatccggggagagtggggatgagctccctctgtcagcttcagctccccatgcggggacatgaaagaagtctcccacaaggatggtaaacatgaagcatccaggcgtcccctgggcaacgtccttgcggacgacctattctctcacaccagaagcgacttgcagtttctcaagtcgctccttacacGAAAAAAAATCACGCGTGGCTGTGCTCACGATGGCTCATCCACACGTGCCAGTGGTCACTCCCTGTCGGTGCGTGCCTGGCCTCAGAAGCGATGGAGCCCCTTGAAGGAGACCTGTCCCTCCTCCTTCCGTGAGCCAGGTAGGACCCCCGCCCTTGGAGGcagctcctcctccttttcctccttggcCGCTCCTCCTTCGCCAGCCGCACTTGCCTGTCCGGACACTCCGGGGTGGATGCGCCCCAAAGAGCCAGGTATGGGCTGGGCCAGGAGGGGGTTGCCTCGCTGCCCCCTCGCCCTTGGGCTCCCCTTCAGCCTGGGGCGGGGCTGTGGGTGGGGGCGCTTGGGCTCGGCTCCCCAAAGGACCCTCCTCTCCTTTGCGCCTCTCCATCACCTGTGCGCCCTGGAGCGCCAGGGAAAACCTTGCGTTCCCAAAGTCCTGGGGCGCACGGAAtttggggaggaagggaaggaggaggggtctTTCATTCCGGGAGAGGATCCGGGGCCATTTTGGAGGAGCGGGGACCCGTTTTGCAGAGGATCGAGGGGATCTGGTTTTCTTTGCCTCCAATCGAGCCTTTGCCAAAGAGAGCCTGATCTCCTGGACGCTCCAGATTGGCCCCAGTTCCTGCCAGGTGGGCATGCTCCTCGACCCCTCACCTTCCCGGGATTCTTCCTTGGGGATGCCCACCAGGGAGGTCTTTCCCCGTGGGAGCCAAAGTCCGACGCTTACCTGGATCCACAAAGCGAACACAcctgagacagagagagaaaccgCCTCGTTTTAGGGCCCTGTCACACTGCACTGTGGTAAAACGCGTTGACTTCGTTTTAAtcgccatggcaacatcctgtgtCTGGAATCCTAGGGCTTGTCGTTTACTGAGGTTCCAGAGAGacagaggacctcatcacactagagaatgaatccactttaaatttggtttctgcctcctgcagaattctggggtttgtagtttaggaaggagcctttaatagccccactaaactacaaactccagtatTCTGCTGGAGGcaaaaaccggatttaaagtggattcattctgtagtgtgatgaggtcttcaGAACACCCTCTGACTTGGAGATTCCAAATATTCTTCCCAAAGGGAAGAATGACaatattccataggatgttgctatagcagttaaagtggaaccctagtattgtcaaaagctttcatggccagaatcactgtgggttgttgtaagctttccaggctgtatgaccatgttcgagaagcattctctgacTCCTGACATTTCGTAGGAAACCCACGGCCATCTAAAAGGAGATAGATGGCAACCCGCACCAGACTTGTCTGCTTTTTGTTTGTATAGAGCAACAATGTGAGGCAGTCTGACCTGGAGGGCCACCAGTTGCCCATCCCTCCTGTAGAAACTCAACTCTGGCCTAGGCTGACAAAGCTGTGGACGTAAATAGCCAAGAGTCAcaacatacaatcatagagttggaagatacctcatgggccatccagtccaaccccctgccaagaagcaggaaaattgcattcaaagcacccccgacagatggccatctagcctctgtttaaaagcctccaaagaaggagcctccactgcactccggggcagagagttccactgctgaatggctctcacagtcaggaagttcttcctaatgttaaggtggaatctcctttcctgtagtttgaagccattgttccgcgtcctagtctccagggcagcagaaaacaagcttactccctcctccctatgacttcctctcacatattataaatggctatcatgtctcctctcagccttttcttcttcagtctaagcatgcccagctctttaagcctctcctcatagggcttgttctccagatccttgatcattttagttgccctcctctggacacattccagcttatcaatatttcttcaattgtggtgcccagaattggacacaatattccaggtgtggtctaaccaaggcagaatagaggggtaacatggatctagatactatacacCTAGTTATTTCATAGTGAAGGAGAGTGTGAACCCTCCTTATTTTCAGGAAGGCCATTATGTAGTTTCTAACTTTACAATGAATTACTGCTCTGTTCTATTGCACCCTGCATTGCACTCCAAATGAGCAGATCCACTGTTAAAAATTTGGGAGAATAGCAGACATGAAAGCTAACCACCTGAAAGTCCCTGAAAGGAGGGGTTACTTTTGAAGTTTATGTTTTAGGGAAATCTaaactcagccttccctatggtccagctctcacatccataggttactatggggaatgctattgcttttactatgtggatctttgttgccagtgtaatgtctctactcttcactattttatcgagattggacattgctctcctcccaagaagtaagcgtctcctgatttcctggctgcagtttgagtctgcagtaatcttcacaacTAGGAATACAATGTCTgctactgcctccatgttttctccctctatttgccagttatcaatcagtctggctgccagaatcttggtattctgatgtttaactgcaacccagcttttgccctttcttctttcaccttgattagaaggctcctcagcaacTCCTCACCATGTTTTAACCATTTCCATTCCTTTTCTGTAGGTTGGTAGTACCCATCCTGCTTGGGGAGGTAGGACGATGAGTGAAAGTAACCATTACCAACAGGCAAATGCAGGTAGGAGACGTCGTGGAGGTGCAGCAAAGCAAGGTAAGTGTATGTCAGAAGCTGGCATGTTGGCTAGAAGATACTAGGAGTTGTAGCGCAACACATTGGGGGGAAGAAAgctgttttttccccttcatGCCAGCATATCAGATGTGCAAGTGAGCATGACCTACTTCCATAGTAGTTTCTTTAGGCATTTTGTTATGGGTAGAGACCCTAAGAGTGTTCTGTACTGTAAGGAGGTGGAACTAGTGCTACCCAGATACTCAGAATTATATCTCTCATAAGCCACAAGCAGGATAATACTTGCCTTGGGGTAACGGGATCatattccaaaacatctggagggacacaaGCTCTAATTCTTCCTGTATGAGTATGATGGTAAGCAGGACTAtatgcctccatctccccaaactaTGTTCAAAAGCTGCTttaggattgctgtgagttttctgggctgtatgcccatgttccagaagcattctctccttacgtttcacccacatctatgtcaggtatcctcagatgttgtgaggtctgttggaaacaaagtaagtgaggtttatatatctgtggaatgtccagggtgggagaaaaaattcttgtctgcttgaggcaagagtgaatgttgcaattgctcaCAGTTtttttagcactgaatggccttgcaaatTCAAAGCCTGGATCATTGctgtcctttgttgggaggtgttagctggccctgattgattcttgtttggaattcccgttttttgagtgttgctctttatttactgtcctgccTTTAGTGTttagcaacccagagattccaccCCTaagagccttcaacaacacagctgCTTTACTTTATCTATTTGCTAAACTTCCTGTAGGATTTCATGCCCAAAGAAAGCTGCTGTTAGGCTCCTGTATTTCCTCCCTTTATCACCCATTCCCTTGGTTTATGTGTTTacagtgaaagaaaataatgaCGCTTACAAACCTTTGGATGAACCACACCAGATGGAGTCTCAGACACAAACTCAGCAACAATTGTATTATGGATTGAACCCACTACAGAATTTTGATggtgagaaaaaaaaatattcctatCCCTTCCACCCTCTGTGAGTAGTATTTCTGCATCCTTTAAATACATATTGGATTACCTTTGGCTTTCTGCataggatgaactacaactctcaggattcctgaCAATTAGCCGTACTGGCTGTGGTTTCTGGGAACTGATATGCAAAGCCATCACAAGGGCCAAAGCTTCCCCACGCTTCGACACAGGCAATATCTTGTGTCTATTCATgcaattaatgtattattattattattattattattattattattacattattattattattattattattattattattattattattattgccatgccaaaagatttcagccagcatttgaaaacaataaacattgaaaaaatcaTAATCTGTCAACTGTTTGGGGGCGAGAGCAGTGAGCAGGATTTGATGGTGTTTTGAGAAAAACAGGAAAAGTAAGCAATACTGAGGAACCAAATGTCATTATGATACAACTTGTGTCTCTCCTTCTGTTGGATACTACAGAGGCTGCAGAGATGCCAGCTCCCTCTTTGACTGTTGTGACAGGTATGAGGACCCAGCTGCATATGGCCCTTGAGAGGAACTCCTGGTTGCAAAAGCGAATCAAAGACCTTGAAGAAGAGCGAGACTTCCTGCGCTGCCAGCTAGACAAGTTCATCTCCTCAGCTCGCCTGGATGCAGGTACAACAAAAGTGCTTTGACAGCTGGGTGGTGTTGTGGGCAGCATTAGATAAAGGCCTTTTCCAAACTTTTGGAAGGAATGGCAACCATGATACATATCTccatctaacacagtggttctcaaccttcctaatgctgcaacccctcatgttgtggtgacccccaaccataacattattttcatggctacttcatgactgtaattttgctactactatgaatcataatgtaaatatctgatatgcaggatgtattttcattcactggaccaaatttggcacaaatatccaatacacccaaatttgaatactggtggggttgggggggggggggttgattttgtcatttgggagttgcagttgcggggatttatagttcacctacaatcaatgagcattctgaacaccttcaatgatggaattgaaccaaatttggcacacagaactcccatgaccaacagaaaatattggaagggtttggtggtcattgaccttgagttttggagttgtagttcacctacatccagagagcactgtggatcaaacaataatggatctggacaaaacttggcacaaagactcaatatgcccaaatgtgaacactggtagagtttgagggaaatagaccttgccatttgggagtggtagttgctgggatttatagttcacctacaatcaaagagcatcctgaaccccaccaatgatagaattggaccaaacttttcacacagaacccccatgaccaagagaaaatactgtgttttctaatggtatttggtgacccctctgacactccctcatgaccttccaggttgacaaacactgaTCTAACAAGAGTAAAGGTCATAGTTTGAAAGATTGGTGTGCCTAAGTGCTAGAAGTGACTGCTGTAGCCTCCAGAGAATGATATTTGACATCCATAACCACTCATTGATGGAAGTTGGAATACATCTACATTTGGGGAGGCTGCAGGTTGCCTACCCATTTGAGTAAAGGGCTAGGCCTCTCTCAAGATTTCAGTCAAGGATATTGTGCATGCTAGTGCAGAAGACAGTGCCAAGTAGGGTGCTGTGTCCCTCTCCATATGATGCTCCTTCGCTTACCTCTCTTCTTAGATGACCACTTTCGTAGCAAGCAAGCCCTCCGGCGGTCCGAGATGTCTGAGAGTCGGAACGGGGATGTGACGGACGATGACAGTATGGGCTCCTGGCTAAGTGCCAGCCCTGAAGAAGGGGGCTCCACAGAACACAAGAAGCAGAAAGGAGGGACTAACAGGAGACGCTTTGTGAAACACAAAGTGCGTGAGAGGCAAAGAGGTTTGTAGAGTGAAAAATTGTCCCGCAACCCTGCTTTTCATCTCCCAGTTGTCTTTCCCTCACAAAGGTATTAAATATGGTCAAAGTCTTGAAAATTTACTCTTGGGGATTTCAGTTCCAGGGAATCTCTGGAGGATTTGGGGCATTGAACCCAAGCATCTTTTCCAAGCTCAAAAGTCATTTCCAAGAATCTTGCTAAATTGTTACAATAACATTTACTTTTCGAAATCCCTTTTCTTTCTTGACCCATGCCCACTTCCTTTCTCTCCATCGCCCTGTTTCtgttatttatttcataattcTGTCTGTCTGCCCTTTTTCTTCATTATGTGTGCCTCTTAAAATTTCTCCTCCACTTCTTGCTACTAATTTCACCATTTATTTCCCTGTGCCCTTTTCACACCTACCAATCTTTTCAATTTTactggatgatgatgattttattgttCTCATTACTTCCCATTCTTTGTTTGGTTACTGGGGAATTCTCAACACTTTCATGCTGCTGATTATATATAATTATCTGCTTCCCAACATTTGACCTCATGTGGGCACCTtcttttcatgttttttccaacTCATCTTggcttttaaatccttgtgtgtccATAAGACAtcacttttctccttttctttattCTGCCCCTTACCTTTCACCTGAACTTGTGCAGTCAAAGATGTGGATGGGGTGTTGTGCCGCTACAAGAAGATCCTGTACACTTTCCAAAAGCTGCAAAGCATGAGCCGGGCCTTTGAGCACCACCGAGTGGACCGGAACACTGTGGCCTTGACCACCCCCATTGCTGAGCTCCTCATTGTGGCTCCTGAAAAGTTGGCCGAGGTGGGAGAATTTGACTCCTCCAAAGAGCGGCTGCTGGAGTATTCCCGCCGATGCTTCCTGGCACTGGACGATGAGACACTCAAGAAGGTCCAGGCCCTCAAGAAGAGCAAGCTCCTCCTGCCCATCACCTACCGCTTCAAGCGGAAAACAGACTCCCCCGGCCCTGCTGCTGGCAACCCTCTTCCATCACCCGCTACTCCACCCAAGCCACTTCTGCCCATTGCTGATGGCTGCAAACGATGACTTCCTGTCTTTGGCTGATGAGGCCCACTTTGTAAGCTGTTCCATCTCCATCCCTGCCCAATCTTTTCCAAGCACCTCTTGTGCCCTCTCCCGTCTGTCTCTTTAGTCCTTGCCAGCCATTTCCCACAGCTTCCAAGGCTGCATAAAGACAGCTTTGCAGGCTTGGCTAACTCGTTCATGAGGCGAGGGGATGATCAGTGTTGGCTCC containing:
- the CCDC106 gene encoding coiled-coil domain-containing protein 106, translating into MSESNHYQQANAGRRRRGGAAKQVKENNDAYKPLDEPHQMESQTQTQQQLYYGLNPLQNFDEAAEMPAPSLTVVTGMRTQLHMALERNSWLQKRIKDLEEERDFLRCQLDKFISSARLDADDHFRSKQALRRSEMSESRNGDVTDDDSMGSWLSASPEEGGSTEHKKQKGGTNRRRFVKHKVRERQRVKDVDGVLCRYKKILYTFQKLQSMSRAFEHHRVDRNTVALTTPIAELLIVAPEKLAEVGEFDSSKERLLEYSRRCFLALDDETLKKVQALKKSKLLLPITYRFKRKTDSPGPAAGNPLPSPATPPKPLLPIADGCKR